The Mammaliicoccus sciuri genome window below encodes:
- a CDS encoding HAD family hydrolase, giving the protein MKFLEEQFERFHELMVTVQRRDFEKVYLTLNPYGIEDVEWVYQELVKRLNIERISWKTFYNDYKMHHYRYHFPFYDTLVALDKLRSMGYKLGVVANGKSEEITHVMNAIGIYPYIHYVSTSDEVGAIKPDPIIFEDILKRLGITAHHALYVGDCPLNDIAAAHAMGMKTAWMANSVIGTPEEHELDYTIESLSDLIDVCKQIERGEA; this is encoded by the coding sequence ATGAAGTTTTTGGAAGAACAGTTTGAGAGATTTCATGAGTTAATGGTAACAGTCCAAAGACGTGATTTTGAAAAGGTATATTTAACGTTAAATCCCTATGGTATAGAAGATGTTGAATGGGTATATCAAGAACTTGTTAAGAGATTAAATATAGAAAGGATATCATGGAAGACATTTTATAACGACTATAAAATGCACCACTACAGATACCATTTTCCTTTCTATGATACATTGGTAGCATTGGATAAATTACGCAGTATGGGTTATAAATTAGGTGTTGTAGCGAATGGTAAGAGTGAAGAGATTACACACGTTATGAATGCAATCGGTATTTATCCATACATTCATTATGTTTCAACTTCTGATGAGGTGGGGGCTATAAAGCCAGACCCAATTATATTTGAAGATATATTGAAACGTCTTGGCATAACGGCACATCATGCATTATATGTTGGAGATTGTCCTTTAAATGACATCGCAGCAGCACATGCTATGGGCATGAAGACTGCATGGATGGCTAATTCAGTCATTGGTACACCAGAGGAGCACGAATTAGATTATACAATCGAAAGTTTAAGTGATCTCATAGATGTTTGTAAACAAATCGAAAGAGGTGAAGCATGA
- a CDS encoding alpha/beta fold hydrolase produces the protein MMNLFLTKENVAIHYNTKGSGYPIILLHGVFQDMDVFEPLIKKLSKNYQVISIDLRGHGLSDTPNDSRVDDYISDIQQLLNGLFINSAYVIGLELGATIATGLTYKNPDLINGMVLINPTDDHSTFPDNRIYDRHADEIRTMSDEDKEKYLLRFRYKNIKQAKKFVKSHIPSNDLQTMEEEIAVKRSFKDFDIISLLPDIETRTLVISGQYDGKILYSEGKRISELLPNAEFKLFEGSGELPFIEEKEKFIKVLGEFLS, from the coding sequence ATGATGAACTTATTTTTAACGAAAGAAAATGTTGCCATACACTATAATACAAAAGGAAGCGGCTATCCAATTATTTTGTTACATGGTGTTTTTCAAGACATGGATGTCTTTGAACCACTTATCAAAAAATTAAGTAAAAATTATCAAGTTATATCTATTGATTTAAGAGGTCATGGATTAAGTGATACACCAAATGATAGTAGAGTAGATGACTATATTTCAGATATTCAACAACTATTAAATGGATTATTCATTAACTCAGCATATGTGATTGGTCTAGAACTTGGCGCAACAATTGCAACAGGTCTCACATATAAGAATCCTGATTTAATCAATGGTATGGTGTTAATTAATCCTACAGACGATCATTCAACGTTTCCAGATAACCGTATTTATGATAGACATGCTGATGAAATTAGAACGATGTCTGATGAGGACAAAGAAAAATATTTATTAAGATTCAGATATAAAAATATTAAACAAGCTAAAAAGTTTGTAAAGTCACATATTCCGTCGAATGACCTTCAAACGATGGAAGAAGAAATTGCTGTTAAGCGTTCTTTTAAAGACTTTGATATTATATCGTTACTTCCAGATATTGAAACACGTACGCTCGTCATTTCTGGACAATACGATGGCAAAATATTATATAGCGAAGGTAAAAGAATAAGTGAATTGTTACCGAATGCTGAATTTAAACTGTTTGAAGGTTCAGGAGAATTACCTTTTATTGAGGAAAAAGAGAAATTCATTAAAGTATTGGGAGAATTTTTAAGTTAA
- a CDS encoding SA0570 family protein: MKKCLLIIAMVLMVLPFSTFAEANAATKNQLNINENNVQTYKDGTVTIKGIKIGDKISKIKSKYPNLMFSYSDDSNDRENYYEFDTKNGHMIITAKVKGNKETVKRVTMIYDKLTNVKLDSLVSILGDNTTKRVQNNKYTGGYAYVNNGQAHFQLSKATPDSKQFKVYRVDIGKY; this comes from the coding sequence ATGAAAAAATGTCTCTTAATAATTGCAATGGTACTTATGGTTCTGCCATTTTCAACTTTTGCTGAGGCAAATGCTGCAACTAAAAATCAATTAAATATTAACGAAAATAATGTGCAGACCTATAAAGACGGTACAGTAACAATCAAAGGTATTAAAATTGGTGATAAGATTTCTAAAATTAAATCAAAGTATCCTAATTTAATGTTCTCATATTCTGACGATAGTAATGATAGAGAAAATTATTACGAATTTGATACTAAAAATGGACATATGATTATTACTGCCAAAGTTAAAGGTAATAAAGAAACAGTTAAACGCGTTACAATGATTTATGACAAATTAACAAATGTGAAATTAGATTCGCTTGTCTCAATTCTTGGTGACAATACAACTAAACGTGTGCAAAATAATAAGTATACGGGCGGTTATGCTTACGTGAATAATGGACAAGCACACTTCCAGCTTTCAAAAGCAACACCTGATAGTAAACAATTTAAAGTATATCGTGTTGATATAGGTAAATACTAA
- a CDS encoding alpha/beta fold hydrolase — MGELLTRDGTHIVYEKHGKGKPLIMLHALNMNLATFNSTVQLLKDQFTIYTMDSRGHGKSDKQQEISIQNHIDDIVDLMDAEDIESAYILGHDMGGVIAQEFTNQHQDKVEKLVLVSSISNQGKQPLIKLIAKHRDKVAGFSKEEAMLILFNEIFHDVKSTFKWYQEVKKYYRMTPEEDAISVRSINGINIKIDHIDIPTLIVKGKHDPFDIDNDSENIKNAQTEIFEHSGHAPFIEESEKFKQVVSSFLNQPVRDKQVI; from the coding sequence ATGGGAGAATTATTAACAAGGGATGGGACTCATATAGTGTATGAAAAACACGGTAAAGGGAAACCATTAATTATGTTACATGCATTAAATATGAATTTAGCGACATTTAATTCAACAGTACAGCTTCTGAAAGATCAATTTACAATATATACAATGGATTCTAGGGGACATGGTAAATCAGATAAACAACAAGAAATTTCCATCCAAAATCATATAGATGACATTGTAGATTTAATGGATGCTGAAGACATAGAATCAGCTTATATATTAGGACATGATATGGGTGGCGTCATTGCACAAGAATTTACAAACCAACATCAAGATAAAGTAGAAAAGTTAGTACTCGTATCTTCAATTTCCAATCAAGGTAAACAACCACTTATTAAATTAATAGCCAAACATAGAGATAAAGTCGCAGGATTTAGTAAAGAAGAAGCAATGTTAATATTGTTCAATGAAATATTTCATGATGTTAAATCGACTTTTAAATGGTATCAAGAAGTGAAAAAATATTATCGAATGACACCAGAAGAAGATGCAATTTCTGTTAGATCTATAAATGGTATAAATATCAAAATAGATCATATAGACATACCAACACTTATCGTGAAAGGTAAACATGATCCTTTTGATATTGATAATGATTCGGAAAATATAAAGAACGCCCAAACAGAAATATTTGAACATTCAGGGCACGCACCATTTATTGAAGAAAGTGAAAAATTCAAACAAGTCGTATCATCTTTTTTAAACCAACCAGTAAGAGATAAACAAGTCATATAA
- a CDS encoding IS3 family transposase, protein MVKVIKELNETYNIRLSILFKVAQIAKSVYYYWINKFSKADKDETLIQVIKEICEESNHTYGYRRVTQALRNRGLIVNHKKVLRIMKEHNLTCTKFTHRGRKYRSFKGKVGKVAQNILNRRFKTSLPFQKVVTDITEFKLMNGQKLYLSPFMDLYSSEIISFKISSRPTLDIVINPLKEMIKRRPNLDHRLTIHSDQGWHYQHSQYTRLLKDHKIFQSMSRKGYCLDNSVMENFFGLLKQEMYYGQEFKDFQDLEQAIHRYIDFYNNERIKSKLKGLSPKNYRRQTFEIIY, encoded by the coding sequence ATAGTAAAGGTCATTAAGGAACTAAATGAAACATATAATATACGATTAAGTATCTTATTTAAAGTCGCTCAAATAGCTAAATCTGTATACTATTATTGGATAAATAAATTTAGTAAAGCTGATAAAGATGAAACATTGATTCAAGTAATAAAAGAAATATGTGAAGAATCAAACCATACCTATGGTTATCGTCGTGTTACACAAGCACTAAGAAATAGAGGTCTTATCGTAAATCATAAAAAAGTACTAAGAATTATGAAAGAACATAATCTAACTTGTACAAAGTTCACACATAGAGGTCGTAAGTATCGTTCCTTTAAAGGTAAAGTTGGTAAAGTAGCTCAAAATATATTAAATCGTAGATTTAAAACAAGTCTCCCATTTCAAAAAGTCGTAACAGATATTACAGAGTTCAAATTAATGAATGGTCAGAAATTATATTTATCACCTTTTATGGACTTATATAGTTCAGAGATTATCAGCTTTAAAATCTCAAGTCGTCCTACATTAGATATAGTCATCAATCCATTAAAAGAAATGATAAAGCGTCGTCCAAACCTAGATCATCGTTTAACGATTCATTCAGATCAAGGCTGGCATTATCAACATTCACAATACACTAGATTATTAAAAGACCATAAAATATTTCAGAGTATGTCTAGAAAAGGTTATTGTCTAGATAATTCAGTTATGGAAAACTTTTTTGGGTTACTTAAACAAGAAATGTATTATGGCCAAGAATTTAAAGATTTTCAGGACCTTGAACAAGCTATTCATCGATATATCGATTTTTATAATAACGAAAGAATCAAATCAAAATTAAAAGGCTTATCTCCCAAAAATTACAGGAGACAAACCTTTGAAATAATATACTAA
- a CDS encoding helix-turn-helix domain-containing protein: MRKKYEFKFKLKLVKKYLEGHQSYRTIALKYGISSWSVLRIWVNQYKEFGEEGLEIKSRNTVYTSEFKLSVLKFRQENMLSYQDTANHFRIINPIIIANWQHQFDEKCRLDIDNKQKGRSHTMTKKRSKSDNKNLPLNENEREELERLRNENETLKAGIAYQKKLQALTDIYGSKNQK; this comes from the coding sequence ATGAGGAAAAAATATGAATTTAAATTCAAACTAAAACTTGTAAAAAAATATTTAGAAGGACATCAAAGTTATAGAACAATTGCTTTAAAATATGGTATTTCAAGTTGGTCTGTCCTTCGGATTTGGGTCAATCAATATAAAGAGTTTGGAGAAGAAGGTTTAGAAATAAAAAGTAGAAATACTGTTTATACTAGCGAATTTAAATTATCTGTTTTAAAATTTAGACAAGAAAATATGTTGTCTTATCAAGATACTGCGAATCACTTTAGAATTATTAATCCTATTATCATTGCCAATTGGCAACATCAATTTGATGAAAAGTGTCGTCTTGATATAGATAATAAACAAAAGGGACGATCTCACACTATGACTAAAAAACGATCTAAATCAGATAATAAAAATTTACCTTTAAATGAAAATGAACGTGAAGAACTTGAAAGACTTAGAAATGAAAATGAGACGTTAAAGGCAGGTATAGCTTATCAAAAAAAGTTACAAGCCTTGACCGACATTTACGGAAGCAAAAATCAGAAATAG
- the sarA gene encoding global transcriptional regulator SarA, with amino-acid sequence MAISKIENCSDLLALVTYVDKLKSIIKKDFSLSFEEFAVLTYINETDDEEYHLKKIISKLNYKQPQIVKAVKNLSQQDYFTKRRNEYDERTVLILVNKKQRKSISEVLEKIDNEIAKTEIND; translated from the coding sequence ATGGCAATTTCTAAAATAGAAAATTGTTCCGATTTATTAGCACTTGTAACATACGTGGACAAATTAAAATCAATCATTAAAAAGGATTTTTCACTTAGTTTTGAAGAATTCGCAGTATTAACTTACATTAATGAAACAGACGATGAAGAATATCATCTTAAAAAAATCATTAGCAAGTTAAACTACAAACAACCACAAATTGTAAAAGCAGTTAAAAACTTATCACAACAAGACTACTTTACAAAAAGAAGAAATGAATATGACGAGCGTACAGTTTTAATTCTAGTTAATAAAAAACAACGTAAATCAATTTCAGAAGTGCTTGAAAAAATCGATAACGAAATCGCTAAGACTGAAATTAACGATTAA